One stretch of Nocardia mangyaensis DNA includes these proteins:
- a CDS encoding helix-turn-helix domain-containing protein, translating into MAPVSPTAARWELVLRLRELREQRGFDSAGFARRVGFTPANWSHVEKGRRVLTRTTIEPVLDVLDVTADERRELLELLEASKQRGWWSTASALIGPELQRLYGMEAGAQSIRSYDSLIVPGLLQTEAYARALISADVMIRPVQVDQLVSIRLRRQRRLREPDPLELTAVLGEATLRQQTGGPDVLREQLGHLVELVRTLDTVDVRVIPFSATEGAVLGGSSFHLLDFASDQLPTFAWAESAVFGGPVDDPEQVRDLGFAYLRAREQSLSRTESLALIRDYARV; encoded by the coding sequence ATGGCTCCCGTTTCGCCGACCGCAGCGCGCTGGGAACTCGTGCTGCGCCTGCGTGAGCTGCGCGAGCAGCGCGGTTTCGACTCGGCCGGGTTCGCCCGCCGCGTCGGGTTCACCCCGGCCAACTGGTCGCATGTGGAGAAGGGCAGGCGGGTGCTCACCCGCACCACCATCGAACCGGTCCTCGACGTTCTCGACGTCACCGCCGATGAGCGTCGCGAACTGCTGGAACTGCTCGAGGCCAGCAAGCAGCGCGGCTGGTGGTCCACCGCCTCGGCCCTGATCGGTCCCGAACTGCAGCGCCTGTACGGCATGGAGGCGGGCGCGCAGAGTATCCGCAGCTATGACAGTCTGATCGTGCCCGGCCTGCTGCAGACCGAGGCGTACGCGCGTGCTCTGATCAGTGCCGATGTGATGATCCGTCCGGTTCAGGTAGACCAATTAGTCTCGATAAGACTACGCCGGCAACGGCGTTTGCGCGAGCCCGACCCGCTCGAACTCACCGCCGTCCTCGGCGAGGCCACCCTGCGGCAGCAGACCGGCGGTCCCGATGTCCTCCGTGAGCAGCTCGGTCACCTGGTCGAGCTGGTTCGCACGCTCGACACCGTCGACGTGCGGGTCATCCCGTTCAGTGCCACCGAAGGGGCGGTGCTCGGCGGGTCCAGCTTCCATCTGCTCGACTTCGCAAGCGATCAGCTACCCACCTTCGCCTGGGCCGAGAGCGCGGTCTTCGGCGGCCCGGTCGACGACCCCGAACAGGTCCGCGATCTCGGCTTCGCCTACTTGCGCGCTCGGGAGCAGTCCCTTTCCCGCACTGAATCTCTCGCCCTGATCAGGGACTATGCGAGAGTGTAA
- a CDS encoding DUF4185 domain-containing protein, whose protein sequence is MRASAVSPGSAALGVLLAAVLAAPAHAAPLPWAPPPVNICGEVGFDPLNRLPDPAAPPAPPLPPRIDIPIPVPLPTPVPVPDPPHDNTRVAQTPLPMDPCRNPCPEVRDTPEPDSEGGEPMSTGSAAMLPRIQIRPEIEPIPIPVPGGEGDPPQDAPEPVVRPIEPGPVRAPVAQTGVEFVRLVEQVTGPGSANRTDMRWQVDGTDLGLFWETEPGKVAMVFGDTFGEGWVYGGAGADTADWRSNALAFSTDTDLSDGLTIDSMVQDSPCHAAELLGSRKIKNWETTTIPTSGFALGERQFMSYMSVNHWSRIPGMWLTNYGGLAYSDDGGQTWTKDQHAKWENMFGLGRFQVAAMVPRGDYVYMFGTPNGRVGMIGLARVHKKDVLNKTAYQYWVDGSWAPAAENSATPLVLGTASELSVRFDTETGQWQMVYLDAAAGQIVLRTAAEPQGAWTSAVPLVSTEDYPRAYGGFIHPWSTARDLYFTMSAWDSYNVYLMHARLRPPA, encoded by the coding sequence ATGCGCGCATCAGCGGTTTCGCCCGGTTCGGCCGCACTCGGTGTGTTGCTCGCCGCGGTCCTCGCCGCACCAGCTCACGCCGCCCCGCTCCCGTGGGCGCCGCCGCCGGTGAACATCTGCGGGGAAGTCGGATTCGACCCGCTGAACCGGCTGCCCGACCCCGCCGCGCCCCCCGCGCCGCCGCTCCCGCCGCGCATCGACATCCCGATCCCGGTGCCACTGCCGACGCCCGTGCCGGTCCCCGATCCGCCGCACGACAACACGCGGGTCGCCCAGACACCGCTGCCGATGGACCCGTGCCGCAATCCGTGCCCCGAGGTCAGGGACACGCCCGAGCCGGACAGCGAAGGGGGCGAGCCGATGTCGACGGGTTCGGCCGCCATGCTGCCCCGGATCCAGATCAGGCCGGAGATCGAACCCATCCCGATCCCGGTGCCCGGCGGCGAGGGCGACCCGCCGCAGGACGCGCCGGAACCGGTTGTGCGACCGATCGAACCGGGTCCGGTGCGCGCGCCGGTCGCGCAGACCGGGGTGGAGTTCGTGCGGCTCGTCGAGCAGGTCACCGGGCCCGGCTCGGCCAATCGGACCGATATGCGCTGGCAGGTCGACGGCACCGACCTCGGCCTGTTCTGGGAGACCGAACCGGGCAAGGTCGCGATGGTCTTCGGTGACACGTTCGGCGAGGGCTGGGTCTACGGCGGTGCGGGCGCCGACACCGCCGACTGGCGGTCCAACGCGCTCGCCTTCAGCACCGACACCGACCTGTCCGACGGGCTGACCATCGACTCGATGGTGCAGGACAGTCCCTGCCACGCCGCCGAACTGCTCGGCAGCCGCAAGATCAAGAACTGGGAGACCACCACCATCCCCACCTCGGGGTTCGCCCTCGGCGAGCGGCAGTTCATGAGCTACATGTCGGTGAACCACTGGTCGCGAATCCCGGGCATGTGGCTGACCAACTACGGCGGTCTCGCCTACTCCGACGACGGCGGACAGACCTGGACCAAGGACCAGCACGCCAAGTGGGAGAACATGTTCGGCCTCGGCCGCTTCCAGGTCGCGGCGATGGTGCCCCGCGGCGACTACGTCTACATGTTCGGCACCCCCAATGGCCGGGTCGGAATGATCGGGCTGGCCAGGGTGCACAAGAAGGACGTGCTCAACAAGACGGCCTATCAGTACTGGGTGGACGGCAGTTGGGCACCGGCCGCGGAGAATTCGGCGACGCCGCTGGTACTCGGCACGGCCAGCGAGCTGTCGGTGCGTTTCGACACCGAGACCGGGCAGTGGCAGATGGTCTACCTGGACGCGGCGGCGGGCCAGATCGTGTTGCGCACGGCGGCCGAACCCCAGGGCGCGTGGACCTCGGCCGTGCCGCTGGTCTCCACCGAGGACTATCCGCGGGCCTACGGCGGGTTCATCCACCCCTGGTCGACCGCGCGCGACCTGTACTTCACGATGTCGGCGTGGGACAGCTACAACGTCTACCTGATGCACGCGCGGCTGCGTCCGCCTGCCTGA
- a CDS encoding M13 family metallopeptidase: MTSDLSSPSGIDLSFRDQDVRVQDDLFAHVNGQWLAEYEIPADRAVDGAFRTLYDQAELDVQAIISDSAAGSADDADARKIGDLYSSFMDTDAVAAAGFTPVAEELRAIAEVADPSAFAALLGRLQRTGVRGALGYYVDTDDKDSTRYLVHATQSGIGLPDESYYRQDEFAEIRDAYRAHLVKMFTIAAADPALAGLVPADAEDAAHRVFELERALAAGHWDVVRRRDAEKSYNLTTFTALAAEHPEFDWAAWVAAVTSGLDRAGTELFAELVVRQPDYLRAFARAWAELPQADWQVWAVSQVLHARAPFLTDEIVAENFDFYGRTLTGAQENRERWKRGVSLVQELLGEAVGKLYVARHFPPQAKARMVELVANLQEAYRRNIAELEWMGPDTRAAALTKLEKFTPKIGYPDTWRDYSALEIDPTDLVGNYRRGYAADHDRDLGKLGGEVDRGEWFMTPQTVNAYYNPGMNEIVFPAAILQPPFFDMNADDAANYGGIGAVIGHEIGHGFDDQGAKYDGDGNMKDWWTDADRAEFGKRTKALIEQYNVLSPTDLADEHTVNGEFTIGENIGDLGGLSIALAAYKISLDGAEPPVIDGLTGLQRVFYGWAQVWRTKARQEEAIRRLAVDPHSPPEFRCNAVVRNIDSFYEAFEVSPEDKLFLDPEERVTIW; the protein is encoded by the coding sequence GTGACTTCCGATCTGAGCAGCCCCTCCGGTATCGATCTGTCCTTCCGTGATCAGGATGTGCGGGTGCAGGACGATCTGTTCGCGCATGTCAACGGCCAGTGGCTGGCCGAGTACGAGATCCCGGCCGACCGCGCGGTCGACGGTGCCTTCCGCACCCTGTACGACCAGGCCGAGCTGGATGTGCAGGCGATCATCTCCGACAGCGCGGCCGGTTCCGCCGACGATGCCGATGCCCGCAAGATCGGTGATCTGTACTCGAGCTTCATGGATACCGACGCCGTCGCCGCGGCCGGGTTCACCCCCGTCGCCGAGGAGCTGCGCGCCATCGCCGAGGTCGCCGATCCGAGCGCTTTCGCCGCGCTGCTGGGCAGGCTGCAGCGCACCGGTGTGCGCGGCGCGCTCGGCTACTACGTCGACACCGACGACAAGGACTCCACCCGGTACCTGGTGCACGCGACCCAGTCGGGCATCGGTCTGCCCGACGAGTCCTACTACCGTCAGGACGAATTCGCCGAGATCCGCGATGCCTACCGCGCGCACCTGGTGAAGATGTTCACCATCGCCGCCGCCGATCCGGCACTGGCCGGACTCGTGCCCGCCGACGCCGAGGACGCCGCGCACCGAGTGTTCGAGCTGGAACGCGCACTGGCCGCGGGGCATTGGGATGTCGTGCGCCGCCGCGATGCCGAGAAGAGCTACAACCTCACCACTTTCACCGCCCTCGCCGCCGAGCACCCCGAATTCGACTGGGCCGCTTGGGTGGCGGCGGTCACCTCCGGCCTCGATCGCGCGGGCACCGAACTGTTCGCCGAGCTCGTGGTGCGCCAGCCCGACTACCTGCGCGCCTTCGCCCGCGCCTGGGCCGAACTGCCGCAGGCGGATTGGCAGGTCTGGGCGGTCTCGCAGGTGCTGCACGCGCGGGCGCCGTTCCTGACCGACGAGATCGTCGCCGAGAACTTCGATTTCTACGGCCGCACCCTCACCGGCGCGCAGGAGAACCGCGAGCGCTGGAAGCGTGGCGTGTCGCTGGTGCAGGAGCTGCTCGGCGAGGCCGTCGGTAAACTGTATGTGGCCAGGCACTTTCCGCCGCAGGCCAAGGCGCGGATGGTCGAGTTGGTGGCCAATCTGCAGGAGGCCTACCGCCGTAACATCGCCGAGCTGGAGTGGATGGGTCCCGACACCCGCGCCGCCGCGCTGACCAAGCTGGAGAAGTTCACCCCCAAGATCGGCTACCCCGACACTTGGCGCGACTACTCCGCGCTCGAGATCGACCCCACCGACCTGGTCGGCAACTACCGGCGTGGCTACGCCGCCGATCATGACCGTGACCTGGGCAAGCTGGGCGGCGAGGTCGATCGCGGCGAGTGGTTCATGACCCCGCAGACGGTGAACGCCTACTACAACCCGGGCATGAATGAGATCGTCTTCCCCGCGGCGATTCTGCAGCCGCCGTTCTTCGACATGAACGCCGACGACGCCGCCAACTACGGCGGTATCGGCGCGGTGATCGGCCATGAGATCGGCCACGGTTTCGACGATCAGGGCGCCAAGTACGACGGCGACGGCAACATGAAGGACTGGTGGACCGATGCCGACCGCGCCGAGTTCGGCAAGCGAACCAAGGCGTTGATCGAGCAGTACAACGTGCTCTCCCCCACCGACCTGGCCGACGAGCACACCGTCAACGGCGAGTTCACCATCGGCGAGAACATCGGCGACCTCGGCGGCCTCTCGATCGCCCTCGCCGCGTACAAGATCTCGCTCGATGGTGCCGAGCCGCCGGTGATCGACGGGCTCACCGGTCTGCAGCGGGTGTTCTACGGCTGGGCGCAGGTGTGGCGCACCAAGGCGCGGCAGGAGGAGGCCATCCGGCGTCTCGCCGTCGACCCGCACTCGCCGCCGGAGTTCCGCTGCAATGCGGTGGTGCGCAATATCGACAGCTTCTACGAGGCGTTCGAGGTCTCGCCCGAGGACAAGCTGTTCCTCGATCCCGAGGAGCGCGTGACGATCTGGTGA
- a CDS encoding DUF397 domain-containing protein yields the protein MSTTARRRPAEHGWFTSSRSNNGNQCVEVRFDGDVVQIRDSKFRRNSMNVGLDEPIITVTTELWTEFLHCLRITRRHPALVAHVSTDGSATLRHEDVLLHFTPTEWAAFVAGVHDDEFACV from the coding sequence ATGTCCACCACCGCTCGCCGCCGCCCGGCCGAACACGGCTGGTTCACCTCGTCGCGCTCGAATAACGGCAACCAGTGTGTCGAGGTTCGTTTCGATGGTGACGTCGTCCAGATACGCGACAGCAAATTCCGGCGCAACTCGATGAACGTCGGCCTGGACGAACCGATCATCACCGTCACCACCGAGCTGTGGACCGAATTCCTGCACTGCCTGCGCATCACCCGCCGCCACCCGGCCCTGGTCGCCCACGTCTCCACCGACGGCTCGGCCACCCTTCGCCACGAAGACGTCCTCCTCCACTTCACCCCCACCGAATGGGCGGCCTTCGTCGCCGGCGTCCACGACGACGAATTCGCCTGCGTCTGA
- a CDS encoding MFS transporter, translated as MPRLALLRLAAQFGDGMFQAALSGAILFNPERETDPLAIAAGFAVLLLPYSILGPYAGALLDRWDRRGVLLVASVTRAVLIGVAALALFGGAGETPLLILALAVVGISRFVLAGVSAALPRVLERRWLVPMNSILATVASVCAGVGAAAAVAVIAVLGAGDAAAAVAVALSGVGSVIGAVLAYGFGPRVLGPERGSAGSASTVRAIATGLRTGARAVWQSVQVTTAMIGIGAHRIVFGMNTLIMVLVLRQPTDQTQMSGGLVGFGVAIGFAAAGMLTAAILAPVLIPRLGKPRTVLLGLVTAVIVQLTLVTPIAVASTDAAVDNAHRLLLLGAFGLGLAGQTIKLTGDASMQMDIDDDRRGQVFALQDTVFNITFVLAIAATALVIPADGHSLGVVLTGAVVYALGIVAIALNARRARAAG; from the coding sequence ATGCCCCGGCTGGCCCTGCTGCGGCTGGCCGCCCAGTTCGGCGACGGCATGTTCCAGGCCGCGCTCTCGGGCGCGATTCTGTTCAACCCCGAACGCGAGACCGATCCGCTCGCCATCGCGGCCGGTTTCGCGGTGCTCCTGCTGCCCTATTCGATCCTCGGGCCCTACGCGGGCGCCCTGCTGGACCGGTGGGATCGGCGCGGTGTGCTGCTGGTCGCCAGCGTGACCCGGGCGGTGCTGATCGGGGTGGCCGCGCTCGCGCTGTTCGGCGGGGCGGGGGAGACACCGCTGCTGATCCTGGCACTGGCCGTGGTGGGGATCAGCCGCTTCGTGCTGGCCGGGGTGTCGGCGGCGTTGCCGCGGGTGCTGGAACGGCGCTGGCTGGTGCCGATGAACTCGATTCTGGCGACCGTGGCCTCGGTGTGTGCCGGAGTCGGCGCGGCGGCGGCCGTGGCGGTCATCGCGGTGCTCGGGGCCGGCGACGCGGCCGCGGCGGTGGCAGTGGCGCTCAGTGGTGTCGGCTCGGTGATCGGAGCGGTACTCGCCTATGGGTTCGGACCGCGCGTGCTCGGGCCCGAGCGCGGGTCGGCCGGATCGGCGAGCACGGTACGCGCGATCGCGACCGGCCTGCGCACCGGCGCGCGGGCGGTGTGGCAGTCGGTGCAGGTGACCACGGCGATGATCGGGATCGGCGCGCACCGGATCGTCTTCGGAATGAACACGCTGATCATGGTGCTGGTGCTGCGTCAGCCCACCGACCAGACCCAGATGAGCGGCGGGCTGGTGGGTTTCGGGGTCGCGATCGGCTTCGCCGCGGCCGGCATGCTGACCGCCGCGATCCTGGCGCCGGTGCTGATTCCCCGGCTCGGCAAGCCGCGCACGGTGCTGCTCGGGCTGGTGACCGCGGTGATCGTCCAGTTGACGCTGGTCACCCCGATCGCGGTGGCGTCCACCGACGCCGCGGTCGACAACGCCCACCGGCTGCTGCTGCTCGGCGCGTTCGGGCTCGGCCTGGCCGGTCAGACGATCAAGCTGACCGGCGACGCCAGCATGCAGATGGACATCGACGACGATCGGCGCGGCCAGGTGTTCGCCCTGCAGGACACCGTTTTCAACATCACCTTCGTGCTGGCGATCGCGGCGACCGCACTGGTGATCCCCGCCGACGGCCACTCGCTCGGCGTGGTGCTCACGGGCGCGGTGGTCTACGCGCTCGGCATCGTGGCGATCGCGCTCAACGCCCGCAGGGCCAGGGCGGCGGGCTGA
- a CDS encoding response regulator transcription factor, translating into MRWRVCAHCWARTVSRLLVQAIHAAANGDALIAPNVTRRLLATFADQAPVVPVQPIDPLTEREEQVLALVARGRTNAEIATELFVGLSTVKTHVASLMAKLGARNRVEIAMWAYDTRRVRAD; encoded by the coding sequence ATGCGGTGGCGCGTGTGCGCTCACTGCTGGGCGCGAACGGTTTCACGGCTCCTCGTACAGGCCATCCACGCGGCGGCCAACGGGGACGCGCTGATCGCCCCCAACGTCACCCGCCGGCTGCTGGCGACCTTCGCCGACCAGGCGCCGGTGGTACCGGTCCAGCCCATCGACCCGCTCACCGAGCGCGAGGAGCAGGTGCTCGCGCTGGTGGCACGGGGCCGGACCAACGCCGAGATCGCCACCGAGCTCTTCGTCGGCCTGAGCACGGTCAAGACCCACGTCGCATCGTTGATGGCCAAGCTCGGCGCCCGCAACCGCGTCGAGATCGCGATGTGGGCATACGACACCAGACGCGTGCGGGCCGACTAG
- a CDS encoding MarR family winged helix-turn-helix transcriptional regulator has protein sequence METAIWDQLVALHGMVTHRLAKQMQRRHNIGLSEFQALCRLASADDGELRMQELAELIGLNQSSVSRLVARLESSGLTRRDLCPKDRRGVYTVITDEGRALHREALPTYQQALAEAMDEAAADTRVSELAATLRS, from the coding sequence ATGGAAACGGCGATCTGGGACCAGTTGGTGGCACTGCACGGCATGGTGACCCACCGCCTGGCCAAGCAGATGCAGCGGCGCCACAACATCGGACTCTCGGAGTTCCAGGCCCTGTGCCGACTCGCGAGCGCCGACGACGGTGAACTGCGCATGCAGGAACTGGCCGAACTCATCGGCCTCAATCAGAGCTCGGTCAGCCGCCTGGTCGCCCGCCTGGAATCGAGCGGCCTCACCCGCCGCGACCTGTGCCCCAAGGACCGCCGCGGCGTGTATACGGTGATCACCGACGAGGGCCGCGCCCTCCATCGCGAGGCCTTGCCGACCTACCAGCAGGCCCTCGCCGAGGCCATGGACGAGGCCGCCGCCGACACCAGGGTGAGCGAACTCGCCGCCACACTCCGCTCCTGA
- a CDS encoding pirin family protein — MSTPTTPRIELHRGGDRMKTRISWLDSKHSFSFGEHYDPDNTHHGLLLVNNEDVVLPGEGFDTHPHRDMEIVTWVLGGSLVHQDSLGHNGVIYPGLAQRMSAGTGIMHSEKNDSWRLDGTLPAHDEPVHFVQMWVVPDEPGLDPGYQQLEIDAELARGDLVTVASGLPRYRDRTAIAINSSHAAMHVARMSAESSGVTLPEAPYLHVFVARGEVDVEGIGTLAQGDAVRLTRSGGQLVRPHGAAEVLVWEMHARLGGG; from the coding sequence ATGTCGACACCGACGACGCCGCGGATCGAACTGCATCGCGGCGGTGACCGGATGAAGACGCGGATCTCGTGGCTGGACTCCAAGCACTCCTTCTCCTTCGGCGAGCACTACGACCCCGACAACACCCATCACGGGCTGCTGCTGGTGAACAACGAGGACGTGGTGCTGCCCGGCGAGGGTTTCGACACCCACCCGCATCGGGACATGGAGATCGTCACCTGGGTGCTGGGTGGCAGCCTGGTGCACCAGGATTCGCTGGGCCACAACGGCGTCATCTATCCGGGCCTGGCACAGCGGATGAGCGCGGGCACCGGGATCATGCATTCGGAGAAGAACGATTCGTGGCGCCTGGACGGCACGCTGCCCGCCCACGACGAGCCGGTGCATTTCGTCCAGATGTGGGTGGTGCCCGACGAGCCGGGCCTAGACCCTGGCTATCAGCAGCTCGAGATCGATGCCGAGCTCGCTCGCGGCGATCTGGTGACGGTGGCCTCGGGCCTACCCCGCTACCGCGACCGCACCGCCATCGCGATCAATTCCTCGCACGCGGCCATGCACGTGGCTCGTATGTCCGCCGAGAGTTCCGGCGTCACCCTGCCCGAAGCGCCCTACCTGCATGTTTTCGTCGCGCGCGGCGAGGTCGACGTCGAGGGCATCGGCACGCTGGCCCAGGGTGACGCGGTGCGGCTCACGCGCTCGGGCGGTCAGCTGGTGCGTCCGCACGGGGCCGCGGAGGTCCTGGTCTGGGAGATGCACGCCCGCCTCGGCGGTGGGTAG
- a CDS encoding RidA family protein produces the protein MTSIEKIATTPDWYAPYKISQAIRANGLLHVSGQAGIDEQGKTVSDDFLTQGRQAFSNIQRVLREAGADFADVVKVGIFVTDMAANLDKVIQLRGEFLSEPYPADTLLEVSSLAQPDWQIEVEVTALAR, from the coding sequence ATGACCAGCATCGAGAAGATCGCCACCACCCCCGACTGGTACGCGCCGTACAAGATCTCGCAGGCCATCCGGGCCAACGGCTTGCTGCACGTCTCCGGACAGGCCGGGATCGACGAGCAGGGCAAAACCGTCTCCGACGACTTCCTCACCCAGGGGCGACAGGCGTTCAGCAACATCCAGCGCGTGCTGCGCGAGGCAGGCGCCGACTTCGCCGACGTGGTGAAGGTCGGCATCTTCGTCACCGACATGGCCGCCAACCTCGACAAGGTCATCCAGCTGCGCGGGGAGTTCCTCAGCGAGCCCTACCCGGCCGACACGCTGCTCGAGGTGTCCTCGCTGGCCCAGCCCGACTGGCAGATCGAAGTCGAAGTCACCGCCCTCGCCCGCTGA
- a CDS encoding alkene reductase: MSDSPLLRPYQRGTLDLPNRIAMAPMTRGRADDVTGVPNPLTKQYYAQRAGAGLIVTEGIYANAFGKGGPGIPGLVTDAQIAGWREVTDAVHAAGGRIFAQLWHVGRMTHPSVLPGGATPLAPSAVRITTAKTFTNQGMVDHVTPRAMTTAEVEATIADFAVEARNAIAAGFDGVEIHGANGYLLQQFLAENTNLRTDRFGGSLTGRLQLVLDIVHAVVAEVGAERVGLRISPDNPENEIAEADPRTTYRTLVDAIDPLGLAYLHVIERGKYPALADLRPRWSSTLIANFNGPAPTTRDAGEKTLDAGLADVFSFGRSFIANPDLPARIATGAPLTEYARELVYGGGAEGYTDYPALVADRA; encoded by the coding sequence ATGTCTGACAGCCCTCTGTTGCGCCCCTACCAGCGCGGCACCCTCGACCTGCCCAACCGCATCGCGATGGCCCCCATGACCAGAGGCCGCGCGGACGACGTCACCGGCGTCCCGAACCCGCTCACCAAGCAGTACTACGCCCAGCGCGCCGGCGCCGGCTTGATCGTCACCGAAGGCATCTACGCCAATGCCTTCGGCAAGGGCGGCCCCGGCATCCCCGGCCTCGTCACCGACGCGCAGATCGCGGGCTGGCGCGAGGTGACCGACGCGGTGCACGCGGCGGGCGGGCGCATCTTCGCCCAGCTGTGGCATGTCGGCCGGATGACCCATCCGTCGGTCCTACCGGGCGGCGCCACGCCGCTGGCACCGTCGGCCGTGCGCATCACCACCGCGAAAACCTTCACCAACCAGGGGATGGTCGATCACGTCACCCCGCGCGCGATGACCACCGCCGAAGTCGAGGCCACCATCGCCGACTTCGCCGTCGAGGCGCGCAATGCCATCGCGGCCGGATTCGACGGTGTGGAGATCCACGGCGCGAACGGCTACCTGCTGCAACAGTTCCTGGCGGAGAACACCAACCTGCGCACCGACCGCTTCGGCGGCTCGCTCACCGGGCGACTCCAGCTGGTCCTCGACATCGTGCACGCGGTCGTGGCCGAGGTGGGCGCCGAACGCGTCGGCCTGCGCATCTCACCGGACAACCCGGAGAACGAGATCGCCGAAGCCGACCCACGGACCACCTACCGAACCCTCGTCGACGCCATCGACCCGCTCGGCCTGGCCTACCTCCACGTGATCGAACGCGGCAAGTACCCCGCCCTGGCCGACCTGCGCCCCCGCTGGTCGAGCACCCTGATCGCGAACTTCAACGGTCCGGCGCCGACGACGCGCGACGCGGGGGAGAAGACCCTCGACGCCGGGCTCGCCGATGTCTTCTCGTTCGGCCGATCGTTCATCGCCAACCCCGACCTCCCCGCCCGGATCGCCACGGGCGCACCACTTACCGAGTACGCCCGTGAGCTCGTCTACGGCGGTGGCGCGGAGGGGTACACCGACTACCCGGCCCTGGTCGCCGATCGGGCGTAG
- a CDS encoding MBL fold metallo-hydrolase, which translates to MRYEQVADDVFLIRGTDVNMFVLRDGRDLTLIDAGWHGDAAAIEKSIRALGHRPEDIVGILLTHAHLDHVGALNHLHRHYAIPVYTSATEAAHARGEHHESATPLDVIKRLTDRSTLGWAARITAAGGLRKNPVPHIQPFPTEGPLDLPGHPVPIPTPGHTSGHTAYHLPSAGALATGDTLVTAHPTSVIVGPQPLPNFFNRDTAAMIASYSELESIPAGLILPGHGPIWTDGIAAAVSRAQENAAHQRT; encoded by the coding sequence ATGCGCTACGAGCAGGTCGCCGACGATGTCTTCCTGATCCGCGGCACCGACGTGAACATGTTCGTGCTTCGCGACGGCCGCGACCTCACCCTGATCGACGCGGGCTGGCACGGCGACGCCGCGGCCATCGAGAAGTCGATCCGCGCGCTCGGCCACCGCCCGGAGGACATCGTCGGCATTCTGCTCACCCACGCCCACCTCGACCACGTCGGCGCCCTCAACCACCTGCACCGCCACTACGCGATCCCGGTCTACACCAGCGCAACCGAAGCGGCCCACGCCCGTGGCGAACACCACGAGTCCGCCACGCCCCTCGACGTGATCAAACGCCTCACCGACCGCAGCACCCTCGGCTGGGCCGCCCGCATCACCGCCGCGGGCGGCCTCCGCAAGAACCCGGTCCCTCACATCCAGCCCTTCCCCACCGAAGGCCCCCTCGACCTCCCCGGCCACCCCGTCCCGATCCCCACCCCGGGCCACACCTCCGGCCACACCGCCTACCACCTCCCCAGCGCAGGCGCCCTGGCCACCGGCGACACCCTCGTCACCGCCCATCCCACATCCGTGATCGTCGGCCCCCAGCCCTTGCCCAACTTCTTCAACCGCGACACCGCAGCAATGATCGCGAGCTATTCCGAGCTCGAATCCATCCCCGCCGGCCTGATCCTCCCCGGCCACGGCCCGATCTGGACCGACGGCATCGCCGCAGCCGTGTCCCGAGCCCAGGAGAACGCTGCCCACCAGCGGACCTGA